The genomic region CGTGTCGCTCTCTGGTGCAACATATTCAGTATGTGTGTCTCACTATGCTGACAGGGTCTGTTGAAGGCCTCTTCATGGCAATGACAATACAGCTCAAGAGAATTAACATCAGGATCACGTTGTCAAACATCTTGTGAGAGATCACGCAGAGGTAAAATAGACGGaacctaaacacaaacatacataataCGCATTGGATTAGATAAATGAAAGCAAAGGGGAATTGAAgatactgtaaaactgaaatgataTTCCAAATTGTAATCCTATAACACTGTGTTAATAATTCAGTTATCTTAGTTAGAGTATTTAAAATACATCCcagaaaaattattttagagTATTGTTATATCAACTTCCCTCTACTGTAGAcaatttaattcatatttaacaaaTGGGTCTAATCAGACGTGATTTGAAGCCATAAGCCAAAACCACTGGACACAATTAAATCTAGTTCACGTTTGTTCTCACAAGACACTCAGTTGTCTCACTTTATTTGCTGGTTGTATTATTTCCTCAGACATGTCCTGTTCCCAAATGATTAGTCTCTTGACACAAACTCTTCCTTCCCTTCCTATTTCTCATCTGACACACATTTCCCTATTGAGCTCTAGTagcctgtttctgtctttctagtGTGTATTATGACCATTTCTAGCTAATTTTCAATTTTGTCTTGCCCAGCTGTAAATGGTAAACActggggcaacttggggttcagtgtcttgcccaaggacattttgacatgtgacatggcagccgggaattgaaccactcatCCTATGATTGGTAgataactgctctacctattaaGCCACGGCCTCCACATATATACCATTGTTTGGGTTGATTAATAGACACCTGGTTCTGACCCGGTGCTTGTTTTTACCTTATCAACctgtcttttcccttttcaatATTCAATCATTAGAGTAAACACACTGCGACCTTGAAGCCAATAACGAATAACCTGTTATTGTACAACAGATACTTCTTAAGGATGTTTCAGAACAGTAGGATCATGTCTAATGataataaattcacattttgtcatctggtggtaataatataatacttaCCTGTTCTCTGGAGGCAACATGTAGAACGACCAATCCTCGTGCTCTTTGAACCAGTGGAGCACTTTTCTGCAGCCTTTCATAAATCTCTGCATGGGTCGATATTTGCACAAAGTTTTGCACATTGTGGCCAAAGGATTTCCAGAACCTGATTTCGGCTTATTTCGTCTTTGTTGTCTTTGCCACTGACCTCCAATGTGTttcaagaaaaaatacaaactcaGTGAAGTTTAGTAGTTTTAGATAAAGTTATCACTTTTTGGATTtccaaaagaaagaagcaagTGTCTGTGGCCCAGATGAAAAAGGAATTCAAACACAGAAGCCAAACAGGCAAGGCAGtgtcaaaatacattttattaacaataaacagAGTAGATATATTACAGATAAACTGCAAACACgcagaggaaataaaataatgaaagacGCTCACTGCAGAAGGCAGGaggaaaattacacaaaaaaaaaaaacaaaacaaaaacgctCACTACAAAATGtaggaggagaaaaacagagaaaaaaccAAACTACAGACTAAACCAGACTAATGCAAACCTAGACACCATGAAACTAAATAATGCTGAGGGGAGaaagctagaggtcggggaaatAGACGAACAAGGAACAACAGGATACATGGGAGACACATTAACAACAAGCAATGGACATGAGGGAGCTTATAAACAGGAGTAtagggatgatgatgatgagcaggTGTGATGACCGATGCAAGCTGAGGAGCGGGGAACCAAAGGGACCGGAGACAGGCTGAGGTAGAAGAACGCCTCTGCTGGCAGGGAAGAGAACTGCGGGGAGACATATAGacaagagatgaaaaaaaacaaagacacagaaacaaaaacaaaaagcaaccaaaagaagaaaaaacccaACTTCTGACATTGTAACAGCGTAAAAATTCAActcattgttgtttttagtctttttatgtGTAGACAGTGACATCATATCGTTTAACACGCTGAgatattgttaaataaaaagtgaaatgacaGCAAATCATTATGTGCGATTAGCACATAGACTTAACTAAAAAACGTACTTTGTCCTCATGAGCATCTGCAGGTTCAATCAAAGCCTGGATGTTATGAACTTAGCATTTCTATCTGTTAACAGTCATTCTCAGGGGTTCGGTTTGGCGAACTTTCAGAATCCAACAAAGAGTTGTCTCCTTAGGAACCTGAGTGACGCtagaacaacaggaaacataTCGCAAGTGTTTGGGGGTGTTATGTTAGTGTTGGtcaataaattataaaacatgtaGCTCTTAGAGAGAACTGAGGCAGACATTCTTACCTTAGCCTGGAAGTTGTCAACCACTATGCCCACGAGTACATTTAGAAGAACATattttccaaaaataataacTGCAACAAAGTACAGAGCCGCCCATGGTGAGGTTTTAGCCATAGTGTTGTACAACACTAGGTTCCAGTTCTCCAGAGTCAGAATCTTGATTGACAGATTTAACAAAGAGAGCAACACAAACTGATATTATTGGACAAATTGCATGATGTTGGAACACAATgtacaattattaaaaatgtgctaGTTACCCTGTTAAAAATTTAATTAGGTAATCTAACTATTTTCGCTACTTCAAATCAATATAACTTATTGTATTGGATTACTTTAAGACTTCATGACGACACAAACTAACCATGGCCCAGAGAAGGCTGTTAAAGTTTTTGCGATCGGGGATGATCTCTCCATTCGGAgtcttaaatttaaatttacagcCAAACAGGTGCATTCCTATTAGACTGCAAAGAAACGACAGTCAgaataattcattatttcattccTTGTGGTTGATAACTGTATTAATAGAATAAAGCTTCCTCTGACATTACATGTGGTGGAATGGATTGTGTGTGTACTTTGCACAGATGTACCTGCCTAAAAATGAAAATCCCAAAGAAGAGCAGCCTGAAGAGCGGGGCCGCCCCCTCTATGGTCCTCCTTAGCACAGTCAGCTGTCTCTTCATGTAAGGGAAGAATTGAACCAGCCGTACAAACTTCAGCAGACAAAATGTTCTCAGAACTGACAGCTTGCTATCAGTGTTTTTCATGATGTCCCACagactgaaaaccacaaaaacaatgatttttgatttctgaaaaaaacacatattttataaaatttaaATGCTACGTTGCTCACTGGGAAAAGCAAAAGCCAGGCTTCATAGGATCATCTCACCCAGTAAAAACGATGACAAAGTCAAAGAGGTTGTTTCGGTCACTGAAGTATTCCCACTCAAGAGTGAGCAGCTTTATGGACATCTCCACAGCAAATAAGGTGGTGAAGATCACATTACTGATATGTGTCATTTTTGTCAACTCCACAGGCTGTAAGTGGAGaagatggaaagaaataaaggaataTAACAAGAATAGACAGAGGGCAAGACAGATAGAGCTCGAGGGAGGGAGCAATAGCCCCATAGCAGCCCTCTTCAAACTAATTGTCAGCCAGAACTGGTTTagtttttgaacattttagCAGCTCCGGTATCGCATTCACCTCACACACCTCAAACTTGCAGAAGCCTGCAGTAGGTAACACAAAAGCAGACTCTCCTTCTCACCTGCTCATAGTGCTCAATGGCCAGGGTGAGTACACTGATAAAATTCACCAACATGACTCCTCGGTGCTTTTGACAATCCCCCGAAGTTGTTTTTTGCAAAAACACGAGGTCacagtaacaacataaaactaccagtGAGGCgaggaacaaagtaacaaaaccaaagtacaacagaaaacaactgctcagtggcaggaaaacaacTCACAAAAAGAACTAAGTTCAGAGggctgagagagggagaaaaaaaacagggctGATGGCAGGCTGGGCGCAGGTTTGGGAGGAGGCTGGAAACAGAGGTtgtggctggtgggcggagtccagagggagaaggagaggaagaactgGGGAAAATCCAAGGCTGGCTgggtgccaggccgaaacggtgacagatgtttttaatcCAGCCGGTTATGTTGTAACGAGGCTGTGTGAAAGACACAGCTCCCTCTCGCTgctctcctgtttctcctcccaTGTTCTCAGAGAACTGAGTGGTGATGACGACTACACAGACATTCGTCATGATAAATGAGCATATCTGGTTGGAGAAAAATAAGCAGCTACTTAGGGTAAGGGTAAATGGCTAGATTAGagattcatttatatttacaattattaCACAGCTGATTTTGAGATTAAAATTAGCCTATTTCATAACTGAATCTGACATTTATTAATTACGTTTTAATAACTTTGAAAATGCAGTAATAATTAATTTCGACCACGGTATTAATGTGCAAACCAGAAAAATCTGTCAGCTCACATGACGGAGGAGCCGAATGCTGCAGTAACTGTAACTCATTTGTGCCTTTAAACTAGATAAATAATAGACTTGCATCACTCTGCAGAGAATAAGCTTTAGCTGGCCACGTTGTGGGCTACAATACTGTGACTCTAGGTTGTGGAGGTGCATTAGTAAATGTTCTCCCTCTTCTCGCAGTTCTGTTGTCACTTTACTTAttctttttgttaatattttcatgacttaaaaatttaaaagttCATTTTTGGATTGGATGGGTTCCTCTGGCTGTTCCTAAGACCTGGCTCAAAACCAAATGTGATCAGGCTTTTGCCAGGAGGGTTCCTCAATCTTGGCCCTGTCTTTTGTTGACACATAAGAACATGCTAAAACTTTGAAGTtcctaattaaaacacaaaaacaaaaaagtgagtACTTACAATACTGatgggaataaaaataataatattccaGAAGGAATCAGTGTCCATAATATAAAACATGACCTCTGACCATTCTTTCATTGTGACAACCTGTAGGTAGAGAGAGTTAGGGAGCAATAGAAATagaattagttttaaatatCTTCTTTAAGTAGCTTCTAGTTAGAACCCAAAATCCACAAACTGTGCACTGCCAGAATGAACATCATAATACAATCTCAGGGTCCAAATGAAATCTCTTCCTAATATTACCTGCACATAGCGAAGCCTTTCTTACCTGGAATATAGTTATCCAGGCGAAGCCAATATTATCAAAATGGGTGTTTCCCATATGTGGGTTGAGGTCTCAGGCGCGACAGACATCAGTTCACACAGTTGTTATGACTGGATCCAGTCAGTGCAGGCACAGCTGGTTTGGAGCAGGGAGCAAGCAATGAGCAGTGTTCCCCATGCATACTGTAAGGTGGTACAATGGAGGAGGTGCTGCATCCCTCCCTTGTTATCAGCTGAACAGAGGAATGGTGTTTCTTCATCAAAGCTGGACATATAGTACGGCTTTAGGGACACATTGTAAGTTCTGGATAGAAAAAGAAGGAGATAAGTTTAACGTTATTAATTAAAGGTACCTAGTAACTTAGTAAGGTAACTAACATACTACAGAAACTAGAAATTTCAtatcattttatacatttttaaaactccGACCAGCAGATAGCGTGAGGTAAAGTCTTTTTTTACAGAGCAACagttaaaaagacattttattaatataatgattttattttaactatatTTCTAACTATATTACTTATCTGAGGTCATAATCataatgtaaagaaatgcaagaaaaatcagtttttcttttaggtCATTTTAGGTTTTGTGTACAGCAACTACTTTAAAAGTACTAGATATAGAAATATGGACACTACACAGAtatctcagtgtttgtttacagactTTCCACTGCATAGCAACAGTTGGCAGGTGGCGGGAGCGATGTGGActgctgattggtcagagagaagcgtcactatcgctgattggtcagagagaagcgtcactatcgctgattggtcagagagaagcgtcactatctctgattggtcagagagaagcgtcactatcgctgattggtcagagagaagcgtcactatcgctgattggtcagagagaagcgtcactatcgctgattggtcagagagaagcgtcactatcgctgattggtcagagagaagcgtcactatctctgattggtcagagagaagcgtcactatctctgattggtcaggGAGAAGTCTCTGTTatctaagataagataaagctttattgtcattgtacagtcacacttggtacaacagtacaacgaaattgcaaactgtcccacattggtgcaaggagagagtagaaaacaacataaatatatatatacacaattatatatacaaatatacaatcTACATTCttctagaaaaactaaaccagatgtgtgtgtgtgtgttcatgagggctattgctctattgtagaaactgtctctgagtctgttggtccgtgacctcagcaccctgagtctttttccagagggcAACCATTTAAACACCCGCTGTCCcgggtgtgtgcagtctttcaggatgttgcgtgccctcctaagacatcaggtgctgtagaggtccttcagtgaAGGAAGAGGGTAGCCAATGatcttttgggcagtgtttatgaccctttgtagaacctttttgtgtgccatggtgcagcttgaaaaccacacagagatgcagtatgttagcacactcaaccagcagctctctcttcaggttgaccctcctgaggatcctcaggaagtgaagacgTTGTTGGGCCTTTTTCATTACGTCTGCGGTGTTGGAGCTCCATTGGAGGTCTTCACCTATGTGCACACCAAGGTACTTGAAGCTTggcaccctcttcacacactccccattaaTGACAATGGACTGCAgatctgacttcttcctcctgaagtccacgatcacttcttttgtttttgaggtgtTTAGGACCAAGTTGTTGTCTTCACACCACCCCACCAGCCTCTGGATCTCATCCCTGTATGCAGGTTTTAGTGAAAATAAACTTGTCTCCTTACTTTGATAAACAGCTACTTAGAATTAAACCAGTTCCAGTTACTAATACACAGAATGAACAGAGTCAAGTCCAGTAGAGTTGAGCTGCTAATTACTATGAAGTGGGAAAACGCTCTTGAGCCAGGTTTGTTGTGTtctgacagaaacagttttattttacaaccctttcatttgttcatttcatagTAAAAGCTAAAACGATTCTccgttaaaaaaataaaaaatatatgtagtCTCTGTGACATGTCTTTATACTAGCATTAGCATAGTTGCTAGCTGTTCGCTAGTCGCTACCAGTTAGCTAGCCCGTTAGaaagctagctaactagctttAACTTGTTGACAATTACGCCTTTAAGATAAAACTCACTGACGTGGACTTTTTGTATTTGATATATCTTCGATTATGTTTAACTTTCATActtatgtttaaaaaacttaaaaaccatTAAAGTCTGTAAAGAGAATCTGTGTCGACTACTTACAAGACAACAGAGGAATGAAGGGCGGTTTAAATAAACACGTGTGGAGTTCAGGGGCACTTGGAAATTCCAGCCTTTTAACAAAGTCTGGTTTTTAGGCAATTCaagcacacataaaaaaaacataaagtgaatTTTAACATCCAAAACACGAATTAATTCTTGTTTGAAAAAGGCTCAGTGGgttcattttacagtaattaaatacaTAGGCTGTTGTAGGTTTATgtcttattaatatttaatggcaataaaattatatatatatatatattgggtTGGGGGGACGGGGCATCAACTCCTGTTGATGggcagaataaaaacaagacatgaaCAGTATAATACAATAAAGACATTCATTGGTTACTGTCTCCAGATTATCACTGTCCATATTTTGGGTCAATCGCTGTGACATTATCACTTTTATCACCACTGCTGATTCTGACTCCTACTTCTCAGGCCAGAAGGTAAGAAATTAGAAATGATtagagaataaaagacaaaggcTAAAAAATAGTCCCTTTTGCTAAATAGTTGATGGTCATGTCAGTCAGGAATAGTTTCTTGTTTTCTAACTTTTGTGGCAACTTAATAGTTAGCTTTAAAGAGCAACTTCCACATTTGAGGTTCAGGAAAAAAGACGAATACTTTTCAAAACCAAACTATGTAAAGACTACTCTACtttaaaacctgtaaaaacaaaaggtgcttAAGTTCTCTAATGTTGAAGGCTAATATCTGACTGGGTCTCACTTAAAATAGTTCTATTATGTCATGAAAACTAACCTCGGTTACCATAGACTGTTTCCAATACAGTTTCAGAGCTGCAAAAGCTTTATTGTACTAGgataaaaattaaaagacatgGTTTTTAACGTTCTTTAAGATTCCTAAATATCACAGTAAAGCCATATCTTTTCAGAAATATTGAGAAAAACTTGAAAGCATGAATAAGGATAAAAATTCACCTACAAGACACTTATTTAAACTTCAGTCTCTATCAAATACCGATATGCTGGGAGTATAGCCTACAGTAGCTGCTCATGTTTTCTGTACAACTTGCCTTTTTTAACATGACGTTTTGGCTCAGAAGGTTAAAGGGTGCTGTGTCTGTCCCAAACAGGGTCCCAGCACAGATTGTCTATGAAGGACACTGATAGGCTGCTGAgagtaacaaataaaaagtctcCTTCACAAAAACTTTTAATTCAATTGGTGATTTTTACATGATGTCACGCCACCGCGTTGCTAACACTCGTTTGCTGCTGTGAGCGCCAAGCTAAACAAAAAAGTACATCAAACAAATAACGAtataactatactataataataactattattaGCTGTCGCTAACATGACGTGAAAACACACTTCGTTAAATGAttacaaaaagcaacaaaaagaacGTGCACCAGATTTTACCCAGATTTAAACAGATGTCTATGGAGATCAGACTAAATTCGAAAATATATCTAAAGCATAAAAAAGTGGGGCTTCCAGGAGAGCTGGACGTCTCAAGGTGTTTACAGATTGGATGCAGTGAGCGCAGCTTCATAAATAAGATTCATTTCGAAGTGTCTTGCACATCAGTGTCTCTGCTGAGCTGAACCCCAGCACAAGGTCGAGACGAAGTTAAACAATTCACCAAAAACCTGACATCAGTCACATCAATCAGCTGTCAAATTGGTTCTCCCTGAAGTAGGCTACACCTGAAAACGGTCGGAGTACAGATGCAGCTCCTGAATgaatctaaaatatatttattattattattattttttttttataaaaaaaaaaaaaaatcacccaGTTCATGTGTTAGGACTTAACGGACCCAGTCAGTGCTATGAAGGATGTGTAGAATAAAGAGATATTTCCTAGTATATTACTAccctaataaataaataaaaccctgCATAATACACTGAACTAGCAATTTTATTATTCTAGAAATCTAATATGAATACACATGGAATACAAAGACTTAAACGTGCAAAGAAATAATGCATATGCTATtgcttcatttttaactttctctttattttatcatttcagaATGGATTTGCACAGATTAGTATGGACCAAGCCCGAATCCCCCTATTTTAGGCCACCACCACTACATATCTATGTGGTGGCATTAAAGGACCAACCCAAAGTTTTGGCCTGGGATTTTACAGATGTTGTCAGACcagcagtgacaaaaaaaaaacaaacaagcagccATTAGTGATGgcaaaacaataagaaaaataactcTTTATGAAGAGTTTGCCTCTAAAATCACACAACGCAACAACAATCTTTATGAGGGGTCACACACTGGGTGGGCAGTCTCCCCCttattatatacatattaataaacagacacagttcTTTCGCAGTGCTCCTGTAAGCATGACGGAGGAGCTTATTACGGAGGGGGAAGCCCTCCTTCAGCCGGCCTCTCCACTCACCCCCCTGGACAAGagtacagagacacacagtttTATATCTGTGGAAGGGGAAGTCGTTGAAGTAAGTCAATTCATAATATAAGTTatcatacaaaataacataatattattaacaaaGACTGTAGTAATAGACTGTAGTAAAGTGTTTGGTAGGCTAACTCATCAATCTTCCTTGCTCCTCCTCAGATTTCCTCTGTAAAGAAAATTCAGTCAGTGAAGGAAGCCATACCCCTGAAGAATGTGACGTTGCAGAAGGTAGAATCCAcataatgtcattatttctttcttttgtattttttgctttgtttaagaTTTTTGGCATATTGCAAAGTAGCAACTTTTACCATGTAGTGATAAAGCTTATGCCActacataaaatattatattatcaaTAACAGGACACAACTCCAGTAGCCTTGTGTCTGTGGAGGTAGGCAGCAATGATTGAGCTGAAGCTGGGGACCCATATCAGGGTGTCCCACTTGAAATGTGGGAAAAGCAGGTATGAGCTCCAGCTGAAGTCGACCTGCTACACCTAGATTGAGGTATCCTCTTTAAATAGAGCAACAGAACACAATACTAAGGATTTTAACATTGTGTCACATACaataaacatgataaatgtacaattattaaattataaaaacatgatCATATGTTTTAACTAAATTCATTTTAAGTATATGGCTGAAACACAGGGGCTTAGTTACATAgcctaataaaataatgatgcagattttatagtatagtatgGAGCTGCTGGGGTCAGTGGATGTCTGTATTCAGTGATTCAGTCTTAGAATTTGTTGGCTATCGCAGACACTCAAGTTTTTCCAGGTGGAAGAATTATTCGTTTTCCAACCATCACTGCTCAAGTGTGTTTAGTCATTTAGAAGCTTCTGATTGACTTAAtgcacctgatccaggtaatcagtaGTGGATGGGGCACTGATCCGGAACTGGACAACCCTCTATACACACTGTCGAGGCAGGTGTAGTCATATTTATACCAGGCTATTGGTTAATTAGGAATAATATCAGAGTATGAAAACCTAACTAAAGTTTGTGTTACTCTCACCAGAATGTAAACACATCAGTGGATGTCATCACTGATGCCATTGGTGTAACAGAGTCAGAGACACCAGGGATGCTCGAGCTACTAATTTCGAACAACCAAGTGGTAAAGATTGAAGAAACAAAGTGGCAGCCTTTTGATGCTGAACTTAAAAAAGGACTAAAAATCCAAATCAAAGTCTGTGATAAATACGTCACAGACATCAAGCAGGTGAAGTcctaaacaaatgtaatatagttattagtgtttattatagttatatatttgtcattgtttgaattgtgtaattataaattatttgttAATTAGTCTGTGTTCTTTATTCATTGCTCAATTGtaaggtttgttgtttttgactgttttttaatataaaaataaataattgtgtcAAATGATAGTTTAATGTCTGACATGTTGAGtccctcacacacagcacacacacttgttttacATCTGAAggactttcattttatttgctatAACTATGACCATAACCAGTGTTGAACTTGCCCTAACCTAAATCAAAACAGCGATATATAAGGTTTGTAGTGATTTCCAATTGTATTTTCAGCTGTAGGCCCACCGCTGCAATGTTAAGTTACTATTACTCCACACAGACCATTTCCTGTCATGCATGCAAAGTAAAAGCCAGGTAATGACAACCGACGGACTGCCCTTGTTGTGAAGGGCTAACAAGAAACGCTATTTCCAATATAATTAAGAATTCCTGCATAGTGACACAGGGAACAATTTTGATTCACTTCGTATTGTGCAGGGGTCGGCTCTGTCATCATTATACTGTGGCTTcggaaaatattttttttccaatttattttttcaattcaTGTCAAAGTTCCGCTACATGCTCCGAAACCCAAAAGGCGATATAAGGATGACGGCTCAAAGGCACTAATAACCCTAataaagacttattaacatcaAAGACGGTGCATGACGGAGATTAAAGTTACACCAAAGCCAACAGGATAGTATCAGTTAACTTGCATGAAAGTAACTTGCATAGCGAGGGCTTGGCTTACATCTATTATTACAACAGCTTACATGATATCACGCATAACTGTATTAACATAAAACAGTTACAGGGAAACATGTAACACGTACTCATCATTCACGCACAAATCACATCCGAACAAACTAAGGTACCACCGAACTGCATGACATCATTAATTAGATGACGTCCCAATATGCCAACAGTACATGGGCTTATGTGTTTATATCTTTTATTGAGGTCGGGTTACCTAGTACCATATTGTACAGAAAATATGAGTTGGATTTGCTTTTATTCAGGCCCAATGACCAACATTCATGTTAGTGttattgtcactgtgctgtgtagAATTAGAGTTGATGTGAGACCAAGAATTTGTTTGAAGTTAATCAGAATCTGTTCTTTATGGTCTTAATGAGCCAACTGATGAGGTTTGCTTCACCTGTGTTGGTTGCATTACTGGACCGACCTGGAGTTGtgtcctgtgaccacaattttcagtcctcaaacataaaattcacactagtggttcattaaagtcttggcgCTCATgtggttcactttttatgaTGATACCTATCGTGGTTTCGGtgaaaaagcctgtttgtaagggctctAAATCAGTTTTTACCTGGGTGATAATCTTAGCATCAGGAGTTTCCCATCTCTCCCCAACAGTCTCCGTGGCAATGGCTGTGCCGGGTCACGTGATCaaggctgtttataaatcagcgtcagacacgAATGTCCGTCTCTTACcgtctctttgctaacctgcttcagtttcttctacatacTTCAGCTCTTTTTACCTAAACTAATCTCAACTTTACCCGGACCTTTCCCCTTTCTACtctgtctaccctggattccccctcattggaccagcctgacctgaccctgcttcccctctggttcagtgagttctccctctgttctgtttcgctcCCTTGTTGTCCCCTTTCCTGCTCCGACTGTTTggactgcttttgtgtttcgacctggattgtctttcc from Anabas testudineus chromosome 18, fAnaTes1.2, whole genome shotgun sequence harbors:
- the LOC113157400 gene encoding voltage-dependent T-type calcium channel subunit alpha-1I-like isoform X1, with the protein product MGLLLPPSSSICLALCLFLLYSFISFHLLHLQPVELTKMTHISNVIFTTLFAVEMSIKLLTLEWEYFSDRNNLFDFVIVFTGLWDIMKNTDSKLSVLRTFCLLKFVRLVQFFPYMKRQLTVLRRTIEGAAPLFRLLFFGIFIFSLIGMHLFGCKFKFKTPNGEIIPDRKNFNSLLWAMILTLENWNLVLYNTMAKTSPWAALYFVAVIIFGKYVLLNVLVGIVVDNFQAKVRMSASVLSKSYMFYNLLTNTNITPPNTCDMFPVVLASLRFLRRQLFVGF
- the LOC113157400 gene encoding voltage-dependent T-type calcium channel subunit alpha-1I-like isoform X2 encodes the protein MLVNFISVLTLAIEHYEQPVELTKMTHISNVIFTTLFAVEMSIKLLTLEWEYFSDRNNLFDFVIVFTGLWDIMKNTDSKLSVLRTFCLLKFVRLVQFFPYMKRQLTVLRRTIEGAAPLFRLLFFGIFIFSLIGMHLFGCKFKFKTPNGEIIPDRKNFNSLLWAMILTLENWNLVLYNTMAKTSPWAALYFVAVIIFGKYVLLNVLVGIVVDNFQAKVRMSASVLSKSYMFYNLLTNTNITPPNTCDMFPVVLASLRFLRRQLFVGF
- the LOC113157400 gene encoding voltage-dependent T-type calcium channel subunit alpha-1I-like isoform X3, with the protein product MGLLLPPSSSICLALCLFLLYSFISFHLLHLQPVELTKMTHISNVIFTTLFAVEMSIKLLTLEWEYFSDRNNLFDFVIVFTGLWDIMKNTDSKLSVLRTFCLLKFVRLVQFFPYMKRQLTVLRRTIEGAAPLFRLLFFGIFIFSLIGMHLFGCKFKFKTPNGEIIPDRKNFNSLLWAMILTLENWNLVLYNTMAKTSPWAALYFVAVIIFGKYVLLNVLVGIVVDNFQAKRHSGS